A section of the Lepus europaeus isolate LE1 chromosome 19, mLepTim1.pri, whole genome shotgun sequence genome encodes:
- the ACTN4 gene encoding alpha-actinin-4 isoform X3: MVDYHAANQSYQYGPSSAGNGAGGGGSMGDYMAQEDDWDRDLLLDPAWEKQQRKTFTAWCNSHLRKAGTQIENIDEDFRDGLKLMLLLEVISGERLPKPERGKMRVHKINNVNKALDFIASKGVKLVSIGAEEIVDGNAKMTLGMIWTIILRFAIQDISVEETSAKEGLLLWCQRKTAPYKNVNVQNFHISWKDGLAFNALIHRHRPELIEYDKLRKDDPVTNLNNAFEVAEKYLDIPKMLDAEDIVGTLRPDEKAIMTYVSCFYHAFSGAQKAETAANRICKVLAVNQENEHLMEDYERLASDLLEWIRRTIPWLEDRVPQKTMQEMQQKLEDFRDYRRVHKPPKVQEKCQLEINFNTLQTKLRLSNRPAFMPSEGRMVSDINNGWQHLEQAEKGYEEWLLNEIRRLERLDHLAEKFRQKASIHEAWTDGKEAMLRQRDYETATLSDIRALIRKHEAFESDLAAHQDRVEQIAAIAQELNELDYYDSHNVNTRCQKICDQWDALGSLTHSRREALEKTEKQLETIDQLHLEYAKRAAPFNNWMESAMEDLQDMFIVHTIEEIEGLISAHDQFKSTLPDADREREAILAIHKEAQRIAESNHIKLSGSNPYTTVTPQIINSKWEKVQQLVPKRDHALLEEQSKQQSNEHLRRQFASQANVVGPWIQTKMEEIGRISIEMHGTLEDQLSHLKQYERSIVDYKPNLDLLEQQHQLIQEALIFDNKHTNYTMEHIRVGWEQLLTTIARTINEVENQILTRDAKGISQEQMQEFRASFNHFDKDHGGALGPEEFKACLISLGYDVENDRQGDAEFNRIMSVVDPNHSGLVTFQAFIDFMSRETTDTDTADQVIASFKVLAGDKNYITAEELRRELPPDQAEYCIARMAPYQGPDAVPGALDYKSFSTALYGESDL, from the exons accTTCACAGCCTGGTGCAACTCCCACCTGCGCAAGGCCGGCACACAGATCGAGAACATCGACGAGGACTTCCGCGACGGGCTGAAGCTCATGCTGCTGCTCGAGGTCATTTCGG GGGAGCGGTTACCCAAGCCGGAGCGGGGGAAGATGAGAGTGCACAAGATCAACAACGTGAACAAGGCCCTGGACTTCATCGCCAGCAAAGGAGTCAAGCTGGTCTCCATCGGGGCGGAAG AGATCGTGGACGGCAACGCGAAGATGACCCTGGGCATGATCTGGACCATCATCCTGAGGTTTGCCATCCAGGACATCTCTGTGGAAG AGACTTCTGCCAAGGAGGGGCTCCTTTTGTGGTGCCAGAGAAAGACGGCACCGTACAAGAACGTCAATGTGCAGAACTTCCACATCAG CTGGAAGGATGGTCTCGCCTTCAATGCCCTGATCCACCGGCACAGACCAGAGCTGATCGAGTATGACAAGCTGAGAAAG GACGACCCTGTCACCAACCTGAATAATGCCTTTGAAGTGGCCGAGAAATACCTCGACATCCCCAAGATGCTGGATGCGGAAG ATATTGTGGGCACTCTGAGGCCAGATGAGAAGGCCATCATGACTTACGTGTCCTGCTTCTACCACGCTTTCTCGGGGGCTCAGAAG gctgagaCTGCCGCCAACCGGATCTGCAAGGTGCTGGCTGTCAACCAGGAGAACGAGCACCTGATGGAAGATTATGAGCGGCTGGCCAGCGAC CTCCTGGAGTGGATCCGGCGCACCATCCCCTGGCTGGAGGATCGCGTGCCCCAGAAGACGATGCAGGAGATGCAGCAGAAGCTGGAGGACTTCCGGGACTACCGGCGCGTGCACAAGCCGCCCAAGGTGCAGGAGAAGTGCCAGCTGGAGATCAACTTCAACACGCTGCAGACcaagctgcgcctcagcaaccgGCCCGCCTTCATGCCCTCCGAGGGCAGGATGGTGTCG GACATCAACAACGGCTGGCAGCACCTGGAGCAGGCCGAGAAGGGCTACGAGGAGTGGCTGCTGAACGAGATCCGCAGGCTGGAGCGGCTCGACCACCTGGCGGAGAAGTTCCGGCAGAAGGCCTCCATCCACGAGGCCTGGACCGACG GGAAGGAGGCCATGCTGAGGCAGCGGGACTACGAGACAGCCACCCTGTCGGACATCCGGGCTCTGATCCGCAAGCACGAGGCCTTCGAGAGCGACCTGGCCGCACACCAGGACCGCGTGGAGCAGATTGCGGCCATTGCCCAGGAGCTCAA CGAGCTGGATTACTACGACTCCCACAACGTCAACACCCGGTGCCAGAAGATCTGCGACCAGTGGGACGCCCTCGGCTCCCTGACCCACAGCCGCAGGGAGGCCCTGGAG AAAACGGAGAAGCAGCTGGAGACCATCGACCAGCTGCACCTGGAGTACGCCAAGCGGGCCGCCCCCTTCAACAACTGGATGGAGAGCGCCATGGAGGACCTGCAGGACATGTTCATCGTCCACACCATCGAGGAGATCGAg GGCCTCATCTCCGCCCACGACCAGTTCAAGTCCACCCTGCCGGATGCCGACAGGGAGCGAGAGGCCATCCTGGCCATCCACAAGGAGGCCCAGAGGATCGCCGAGAGCAACCACATCAAGCTGTCGGGCAGCAACCCCTACACCACCGTCACCCCGCAGATCATCAACTCCAAGTGGGAGAAG GTGCAGCAGCTGGTGCCAAAGCGGGACCACGCGCTCCTGGAGGAGCAGAGCAAGCAGCAGTCCAACGAGCACCTGCGCCGCCAGTTCGCCAGCCAGGCCAATGTCGTGGGGCCCTGGATCCAGACCAAGATGGAG GAGATCGGGCGCATCTCCATCGAGATGCACGGCACCCTGGAGGACCAGCTGAGCCACCTGAAGCAGTACGAGCGCAGCATCGTGGACTACAAGCCCAACCTGGACCTGCtggagcagcagcaccagctcaTCCAGGAGGCGCTCATCTTCGACAACAAGCACACCAACTACACCATGGAG cACATCCGCGTGGGCTGGGAGCAGCTGCTCACCACCATCGCCCGCACCATCAACGAGGTGGAGAACCAGATCCTCACCCGCGATGCCAAGGGCATCAGCCAGGAGCAGATGCAAGAGTTCCGGGCCTCCTTCAACCACTTCGACAAG GACCATGGTGGGGCGCTGGGGCCTGAGGAGTTCAAGGCCTGCCTCATCAGCCTGGGCTACGACGTGGAGAACGACCGGCAG GGCGACGCCGAGTTCAACCGCATCATGAGCGTGGTTGACCCCAACCACAGCGGCCTCGTGACCTTCCAAGCCTTCATCGACTTCATGTCCAGGGAGACCACGGACACGGACACGGCCGACCAGGTCATCGCCTCCTTCAAGGTCCTGGCCGGGGACAAG AACTACATCACCGCTGAGGAGCTGCGGAGGGAGCTGCCACCTGACCAGGCCGAGTACTGCATTGCCCGCATGGCGCCCTACCAGGGCCCCGACGCCGTGCCCGGCGCCCTCGACTACAAGTCCTTCTCCACAGCCCTGTACGGCGAGAGCGACCTGTGA
- the ACTN4 gene encoding alpha-actinin-4 isoform X2, translating into MVDYHAANQSYQYGPSSAGNGAGGGGSMGDYMAQEDDWDRDLLLDPAWEKQQRKTFTAWCNSHLRKAGTQIENIDEDFRDGLKLMLLLEVISGERLPKPERGKMRVHKINNVNKALDFIASKGVKLVSIGAEEIVDGNAKMTLGMIWTIILRFAIQDISVEETSAKEGLLLWCQRKTAPYKNVNVQNFHISWKDGLAFNALIHRHRPELIEYDKLRKDDPVTNLNNAFEVAEKYLDIPKMLDAEDIVNTARPDEKAIMTYVSSFYHAFSGAQKAETAANRICKVLAVNQENEHLMEDYERLASDLLEWIRRTIPWLEDRVPQKTMQEMQQKLEDFRDYRRVHKPPKVQEKCQLEINFNTLQTKLRLSNRPAFMPSEGRMVSDINNGWQHLEQAEKGYEEWLLNEIRRLERLDHLAEKFRQKASIHEAWTDGKEAMLRQRDYETATLSDIRALIRKHEAFESDLAAHQDRVEQIAAIAQELNELDYYDSHNVNTRCQKICDQWDALGSLTHSRREALEKTEKQLETIDQLHLEYAKRAAPFNNWMESAMEDLQDMFIVHTIEEIEGLISAHDQFKSTLPDADREREAILAIHKEAQRIAESNHIKLSGSNPYTTVTPQIINSKWEKVQQLVPKRDHALLEEQSKQQSNEHLRRQFASQANVVGPWIQTKMEEIGRISIEMHGTLEDQLSHLKQYERSIVDYKPNLDLLEQQHQLIQEALIFDNKHTNYTMEHIRVGWEQLLTTIARTINEVENQILTRDAKGISQEQMQEFRASFNHFDKDHGGALGPEEFKACLISLGYDVENDRQGDAEFNRIMSVVDPNHSGLVTFQAFIDFMSRETTDTDTADQVIASFKVLAGDKNYITAEELRRELPPDQAEYCIARMAPYQGPDAVPGALDYKSFSTALYGESDL; encoded by the exons accTTCACAGCCTGGTGCAACTCCCACCTGCGCAAGGCCGGCACACAGATCGAGAACATCGACGAGGACTTCCGCGACGGGCTGAAGCTCATGCTGCTGCTCGAGGTCATTTCGG GGGAGCGGTTACCCAAGCCGGAGCGGGGGAAGATGAGAGTGCACAAGATCAACAACGTGAACAAGGCCCTGGACTTCATCGCCAGCAAAGGAGTCAAGCTGGTCTCCATCGGGGCGGAAG AGATCGTGGACGGCAACGCGAAGATGACCCTGGGCATGATCTGGACCATCATCCTGAGGTTTGCCATCCAGGACATCTCTGTGGAAG AGACTTCTGCCAAGGAGGGGCTCCTTTTGTGGTGCCAGAGAAAGACGGCACCGTACAAGAACGTCAATGTGCAGAACTTCCACATCAG CTGGAAGGATGGTCTCGCCTTCAATGCCCTGATCCACCGGCACAGACCAGAGCTGATCGAGTATGACAAGCTGAGAAAG GACGACCCTGTCACCAACCTGAATAATGCCTTTGAAGTGGCCGAGAAATACCTCGACATCCCCAAGATGCTGGATGCGGAAG ACATCGTGAACACGGCCCGGCCCGACGAGAAGGCCATAATGACCTATGTGTCCAGCTTCTACCATGCCTTTTCGGGAGCGCAGAAG gctgagaCTGCCGCCAACCGGATCTGCAAGGTGCTGGCTGTCAACCAGGAGAACGAGCACCTGATGGAAGATTATGAGCGGCTGGCCAGCGAC CTCCTGGAGTGGATCCGGCGCACCATCCCCTGGCTGGAGGATCGCGTGCCCCAGAAGACGATGCAGGAGATGCAGCAGAAGCTGGAGGACTTCCGGGACTACCGGCGCGTGCACAAGCCGCCCAAGGTGCAGGAGAAGTGCCAGCTGGAGATCAACTTCAACACGCTGCAGACcaagctgcgcctcagcaaccgGCCCGCCTTCATGCCCTCCGAGGGCAGGATGGTGTCG GACATCAACAACGGCTGGCAGCACCTGGAGCAGGCCGAGAAGGGCTACGAGGAGTGGCTGCTGAACGAGATCCGCAGGCTGGAGCGGCTCGACCACCTGGCGGAGAAGTTCCGGCAGAAGGCCTCCATCCACGAGGCCTGGACCGACG GGAAGGAGGCCATGCTGAGGCAGCGGGACTACGAGACAGCCACCCTGTCGGACATCCGGGCTCTGATCCGCAAGCACGAGGCCTTCGAGAGCGACCTGGCCGCACACCAGGACCGCGTGGAGCAGATTGCGGCCATTGCCCAGGAGCTCAA CGAGCTGGATTACTACGACTCCCACAACGTCAACACCCGGTGCCAGAAGATCTGCGACCAGTGGGACGCCCTCGGCTCCCTGACCCACAGCCGCAGGGAGGCCCTGGAG AAAACGGAGAAGCAGCTGGAGACCATCGACCAGCTGCACCTGGAGTACGCCAAGCGGGCCGCCCCCTTCAACAACTGGATGGAGAGCGCCATGGAGGACCTGCAGGACATGTTCATCGTCCACACCATCGAGGAGATCGAg GGCCTCATCTCCGCCCACGACCAGTTCAAGTCCACCCTGCCGGATGCCGACAGGGAGCGAGAGGCCATCCTGGCCATCCACAAGGAGGCCCAGAGGATCGCCGAGAGCAACCACATCAAGCTGTCGGGCAGCAACCCCTACACCACCGTCACCCCGCAGATCATCAACTCCAAGTGGGAGAAG GTGCAGCAGCTGGTGCCAAAGCGGGACCACGCGCTCCTGGAGGAGCAGAGCAAGCAGCAGTCCAACGAGCACCTGCGCCGCCAGTTCGCCAGCCAGGCCAATGTCGTGGGGCCCTGGATCCAGACCAAGATGGAG GAGATCGGGCGCATCTCCATCGAGATGCACGGCACCCTGGAGGACCAGCTGAGCCACCTGAAGCAGTACGAGCGCAGCATCGTGGACTACAAGCCCAACCTGGACCTGCtggagcagcagcaccagctcaTCCAGGAGGCGCTCATCTTCGACAACAAGCACACCAACTACACCATGGAG cACATCCGCGTGGGCTGGGAGCAGCTGCTCACCACCATCGCCCGCACCATCAACGAGGTGGAGAACCAGATCCTCACCCGCGATGCCAAGGGCATCAGCCAGGAGCAGATGCAAGAGTTCCGGGCCTCCTTCAACCACTTCGACAAG GACCATGGTGGGGCGCTGGGGCCTGAGGAGTTCAAGGCCTGCCTCATCAGCCTGGGCTACGACGTGGAGAACGACCGGCAG GGCGACGCCGAGTTCAACCGCATCATGAGCGTGGTTGACCCCAACCACAGCGGCCTCGTGACCTTCCAAGCCTTCATCGACTTCATGTCCAGGGAGACCACGGACACGGACACGGCCGACCAGGTCATCGCCTCCTTCAAGGTCCTGGCCGGGGACAAG AACTACATCACCGCTGAGGAGCTGCGGAGGGAGCTGCCACCTGACCAGGCCGAGTACTGCATTGCCCGCATGGCGCCCTACCAGGGCCCCGACGCCGTGCCCGGCGCCCTCGACTACAAGTCCTTCTCCACAGCCCTGTACGGCGAGAGCGACCTGTGA